The Rhinoderma darwinii isolate aRhiDar2 chromosome 11, aRhiDar2.hap1, whole genome shotgun sequence genome window below encodes:
- the GPR26 gene encoding G-protein coupled receptor 26: protein MELWGIFGCSLMVALIVAAALSNAIVLICFLCCADIRGQVPGLFTLNLTLCNLLLTAINMPLTLVGAVRGHQLGGEGLCRAVGFLETFLTSNSMLSMAALSIDRWVAVVFPLSYHSKMRYRDAAVILLYSWIHSLSFPTVALCLSWVGYHHTYGSCTLYKNPEEGTPFLAFIVLFHLLSFFVSFLVLCVTYLQVLKVARSHCRRIDVITMQTLVLLVDLHPSVRQKCLEEQKRRRQRATKKIITFIGTFLLCFTPYVITRLVEISSSTTISFQWGIISRCLAYSKALSDPFVYCLTRNQYKNFCRNMVNKLLKRSSGNSVQRVNSYVGNMVPTTSE from the exons ATGGAGCTGTGGGGGATTTTTGGCTGCTCCCTAATGGTTGCGCTGATTGTCGCTGCGGCGCTGTCCAATGCGATAGTGCTGATCTGCTTCCTGTGCTGCGCTGACATCCGAGGACAGGTGCCCGGCTTATTCACCCTCAACCTTACCCTGTGTAACCTGCTGCTCACTGCCATCAACATGCCCCTGACACTGGTAGGAGCAGTCCGGGGTCACCAGCTGGGGGGCGAGGGGCTCTGCagggctgtgggcttcttggaaacTTTCTTGACCAGTAACTCTATGCTGAGCATGGCAGCCCTGAGCATTGACCGCTGGGTGGCTGTAGTTTTCCCTCTGAGCTATCACTCTAAGATGAGGTATCGGGATGCTGCTGTCATTCTCCTCTACTCTTGGATACACTCATTGTCCTTCCCAACTGTGGCCCTGTGTCTGTCCTGGGTGGGCTACCACCACACTTATGGATCCTGCACCCTCTACAAGAACCCTGAAGAGGGAACTCCCTTCTTGGCTTTCATTGTCCTGTTCCACCTGCTGAGCTTCTTTGTGTCTTTTCTGGTGCTTTGTGTCACTTACCTGCAGGTGCTGAAGGTAGCTCGATCCCATTGCAGAAGAATTGATGTGATCACAATGCAAACTCTGGTCCTGCTGGTGGATCTACACCCCAG TGTGAGACAGAAATGCCTGGAGGAGCAGAAGAGAAGGCGGCAACGAGCAACCAAAAAAATCATCACATTTATTGGGACTTTTCTGCTTTGTTTCACTCCATATGTAATCACTAG GTTGGTTGAGATCTCCTCTTCCACCACCATCAGTTTTCAGTGGGGTATCATCAGCCGGTGTTTGGCCTACAGCAAAGCATTGTCAGATCCATTTGTATATTGTTTGACACGGAATCAATACAAAAACTTTTGCCGGAACATGGTCAACAAACTCCTCAAACGCAGTTCTGGCAACTCTGTCCAAAGGGTCAATTCTTATGTAGGAAACATGGTACCAACAACCTCTGAGTAA